ACCCGTCTGCCCGAGCGCGACGCCGACCACCAACACGAGGCCCAGGAGGGCAACGATCAGCAGTCGGCGGGAGGTCACGGAACGAGGTTAGCGACCGGGAGTGGTCAGGCGGTGACGACGGTGCGCGCCCAGGCGTAGTCGGGCTTGCCGCTGGGGGAGCGCTCGACGGTGGGCGACCAGAAGAAGGCCTTGGGGACCTTGTAGGCGGCGATCGTGCGGCGGCAGTGGTCACGCAGGTCGTCGTCGCCCGGCGGCGCGGCGACGCCCTCCCGCAGCGACAGGACCGCCACCACCGCCTGGCCCCAACGGGGGTCGGGACGGCCCACCACCAGGGCATCCTCGACCGCCGGGTGGGAGGTGAGCGCCTGCTCCACCTCCTCGGCGAAGACCTTCTCGCCGCCGGTGTTGATGGTCACCGAGTCGCGGCCGAAGAACTCCACCGTGCCGTCCGGCGACCATCGCACCCGGTCGCCGGGCACGGCGTAGCGGGCGCCGTCCACGGTCGGGAACGTCGCCCGCGTCTTGTCCGGGTCGCCGAGGTAGCCCAGCGGCACGTGGCCCTTCTGGGCCAGCCAGCCCAGCTCGTCGTCGCCGGGGGCCAGCACCCGGGAGCGGTCCTCGGACAGGATCGCCGTGCCCTCCGACGGCTGGAACCCGCCGGTCGACCGGGAGCCCACCGCCTGGCGGCCGGTCTCCGACGCGCCCAGCACGTCGACGATCCGCAGCCCCGGCACGGCGGCCACCAGCTGGTCCTTCACGGGTCGCGACAGGACCGCCCCGCCGGACACCACGTAGCGGAGGCTCGACAGGTCGGGCCCGTGGCCGTCGCCCCGGGCCTGCTGCCGGGCCAGCTCGGCGAGCAGCGGCCGGGCGAAGGCGTCGCCCACGATCTGCAGCGACGACACCTGCTCCCGCTCGATCGTGGCGAGGATGTCGGCGGGGTCGACGCGGCTGGGGTCGGCGGGTAGCACGATCGTGCCGCCGGCCAGCAACGACGACAGGGCGTTCCAGTGGGCGGCGCCGTGCATGAACGGCGCCGACGGCAGCGTCGCCAAGGCCACCCGCCGGGCCGCGGCCGCCACGATCTCGTCGGCCGGACCGCTGATGCCCAGCGCACCCACCAGGAAGTCGTCCTGGCGCCACAGCACGCCCTTCGGCATCCCCGTGGTGCCACCGGTGTAGAGGATGTAGCGGTCGGCCGGCGACAGCCCCACGGGAGCGACCGGCGTGGCCACGGCCAGCGCCGCCTCGTAGTCGACCGCCCCCGGCAGCAGCGGCGCTCCCGACCCGTCGTCCACCTGGAGCACCAGGCGCAGGTCGGGGAGGTCGGGCAGCACCTCGGCGAGCGTCTCGACGAACGTGCCGCCCACCACGATCGCCCCGGCCCGGCTGTCGCGCAGCACGTACGCCAGCTCGGTGGCGACGTAGCGGTAGTTGACGTTGACCGCGGCGCAGCGGGCCTTCCAGGCGCCGAGCATGCCCTCCAGGTACTCGTTGCCGTTGTAGAGGTAGAGGGCGACGTGGTCGTGGGGCGATTCCCACGGCTCGACGTCGAGCGGGTCGCCGTGGACGCCGAGGCCAGCGTCGCCCAACACGGCCGCGAGGCGCCGGGTGCGGTCGGTCACCTCGGCCCAGGAGAGGCGCCGGTCGGCCTGGACGATGCAGGCACGGTCGCCCACCGCGCCGGCGATCAGCTCGTGCAGCGCGGCCACGTTCGTCATGAGCTCGGAAGGTAACGGCCTCGCGGAGCCGAGACCATTTGGGGGCTGCGGTGGGTGGTTGGCGGGCCTACGGAACGTCGGGATCCCGACGCCTGGCGTGGGCCGCGGCTGCGCGGTCGAAGGCGCGGACGCTCCGGGTCTCGGCGGCGGTCGGCCAGATGAAGCGCCACTCGAACGGCACGGCGTCGCTGATGGGCACGTAGGCGACGTCGGGGCGGACGTAGTACACGCTGGCCTGGACCGGCACCGGGTAGCTGCCCTTGCCCGCGCCCACCAGGGCGAGCATCTCCTGCACGGTGGCGAAGGTCGGTCCCCGCTCGTAGGGCTGCCCGTCGGGGCGATGGGTGGGAGCGAGCATCTCGTCCCAGTAGTCGGGGATGGCGGGCGGCGAGCGCAGCACCTTGGCCCGGGCCACGTCGTCGAGCGTCACCGACTCCCGCCCGGCGTAGGGGTGCCGGGCCGACACGGCGAGCAGCCGGTCCTCCGTGAACAGCACGTCGCCGCTGCTGAGCCCCGCCTGCCGGGCGCCCCGGAGCGGCAGCACGGCGAGGAGCATGTCGATCTCGCTGCCCCGGAGGAGCTCGAGGCCGTCGCCGAACTGGTTCTCCCGGATCTGCACGTCGACCCCGGTGTGCTCCGGCTCGAACTCGGCCGCCACCTCCAGCACGAACTGGCCGGCGGAGGCGCCGACGAACCCGACCCGCAGCGTGTCGCGGATGCCGCGGGCGGCCGCCACGGCCCGGTCGACGCCCTCCTGGATCTGCTGGTAGGCGGGCCGGAGGTCGTCGTCGAGCCGCCGGCCGATGGGGGTGAGGGCGACCCGGCGGCTGGTGCGCTCGAAGAGCTGCCCACCGATGCGGACCTCCAGCTTGCGGACGGTCTGGCTCACCCGGGCGGTCGACACGTGGAGCCGCTCGGCGGCCCGCCCGAAGTGCAGCTCCTCGGCCAGGACCAGGAAGATCTCGATCTCACGCTGCTCCACACCGTTAACCCTAGGGTTCACGATCGTTGCGCACCTCGTCATTGTCGGGCCGGCCTGCGCCGCCGATGGTGGACGCATGAGCGAAACCGACACCGATGACCAGCTCCCCACCCTCGTCCTGGGCGGCACCGGCAAGACCGGCCGTCGGGTCGTCGAGCGGCTGACCCGCCGGCACCTGCCGGTGCGCGTCGGCTCCCGGTCGGCCGGCGTGCCGTTCGACTGGGAGGACAGTGCGACCTGGGGCCCGTCCCTCGACGGCGTGGGCGCCGTCTACGTCTCCTACTTCCCCGACCTGGCCGCCCGCGGCGC
This sequence is a window from Acidimicrobiales bacterium. Protein-coding genes within it:
- a CDS encoding AMP-binding protein, translated to MTNVAALHELIAGAVGDRACIVQADRRLSWAEVTDRTRRLAAVLGDAGLGVHGDPLDVEPWESPHDHVALYLYNGNEYLEGMLGAWKARCAAVNVNYRYVATELAYVLRDSRAGAIVVGGTFVETLAEVLPDLPDLRLVLQVDDGSGAPLLPGAVDYEAALAVATPVAPVGLSPADRYILYTGGTTGMPKGVLWRQDDFLVGALGISGPADEIVAAAARRVALATLPSAPFMHGAAHWNALSSLLAGGTIVLPADPSRVDPADILATIEREQVSSLQIVGDAFARPLLAELARQQARGDGHGPDLSSLRYVVSGGAVLSRPVKDQLVAAVPGLRIVDVLGASETGRQAVGSRSTGGFQPSEGTAILSEDRSRVLAPGDDELGWLAQKGHVPLGYLGDPDKTRATFPTVDGARYAVPGDRVRWSPDGTVEFFGRDSVTINTGGEKVFAEEVEQALTSHPAVEDALVVGRPDPRWGQAVVAVLSLREGVAAPPGDDDLRDHCRRTIAAYKVPKAFFWSPTVERSPSGKPDYAWARTVVTA
- a CDS encoding LysR family transcriptional regulator codes for the protein MEQREIEIFLVLAEELHFGRAAERLHVSTARVSQTVRKLEVRIGGQLFERTSRRVALTPIGRRLDDDLRPAYQQIQEGVDRAVAAARGIRDTLRVGFVGASAGQFVLEVAAEFEPEHTGVDVQIRENQFGDGLELLRGSEIDMLLAVLPLRGARQAGLSSGDVLFTEDRLLAVSARHPYAGRESVTLDDVARAKVLRSPPAIPDYWDEMLAPTHRPDGQPYERGPTFATVQEMLALVGAGKGSYPVPVQASVYYVRPDVAYVPISDAVPFEWRFIWPTAAETRSVRAFDRAAAAHARRRDPDVP